Proteins co-encoded in one Cumulibacter manganitolerans genomic window:
- the merB gene encoding organomercurial lyase MerB has product MTNPIPSPSASLVDRLATPTESGLDLVLLVPLLRLLAGGEPVEVAALAGAAGRTVEEIRDRLAAVPDTEYDEDGRIIGQGLTLRPTRHRFPVDGQELYTWCALDTLIFPTLLGRAARVESTSPSSGQSIRITVEPAGVTSVEPATAVVSLVNPADMMSSIRSSFCNQVHYFTSPEDARPWLEAHPGGEVLPVADAYQLGATMSRSALEQPNADIDPAAGSCCH; this is encoded by the coding sequence ATGACGAACCCCATTCCCAGCCCATCTGCCAGCCTCGTCGACCGGCTGGCCACCCCCACCGAGTCCGGGTTGGACCTGGTGCTGTTGGTGCCGCTGCTGCGGCTCCTGGCAGGCGGCGAGCCGGTCGAGGTAGCCGCGCTCGCCGGCGCCGCCGGGCGCACCGTCGAGGAGATCCGCGACCGGTTGGCCGCGGTACCCGACACCGAGTACGACGAGGACGGTCGGATCATCGGCCAGGGCCTGACCCTGCGCCCCACCCGGCACCGGTTCCCCGTCGACGGGCAGGAGCTCTACACCTGGTGTGCCCTGGACACCCTGATCTTCCCGACCCTGCTCGGCCGCGCCGCACGCGTCGAGTCCACCTCGCCCAGCAGCGGCCAGTCGATCCGAATCACCGTCGAGCCGGCAGGCGTCACCAGCGTCGAACCCGCCACTGCAGTGGTGTCCCTGGTCAACCCCGCGGACATGATGTCCTCGATCCGCTCCTCGTTCTGCAACCAGGTGCACTACTTCACCTCGCCCGAGGACGCCCGCCCCTGGCTGGAGGCGCACCCCGGCGGCGAGGTCCTCCCCGTCGCCGACGCCTACCAGCTCGGCGCCACCATGAGCCGTAGCGCTCTCGAACAGCCCAACGCGGACATCGATCCTGCCGCCGGCTCCTGCTGCCACTGA
- a CDS encoding tyrosine-type recombinase/integrase, whose product MTSLAPLLQAFFTDRLMTQRRASPHTIAAYRDTFRLLLGYVTAQTGTAPSALQVNDLDAPCITGFLTYLQQVRGNSVRTRNARLAAIHSLFSYAALRHPEHAAVIQRVLAIPTARMERNLVTYLDHAEADALLAACDQTTRTGRRDHTLFTLAIQTGLRVSELTGLRVVDVHLGAGPHVHCIGKGRKERRTPLLPATVAVMNAWIRERGGQSDAPLFATSTGRPLSRDAVERRIDLATTRAEAMCPSMAGKRVTAHTLRHTAAMRLLHAGVDTTVIARWLGHEQIATTNIYLHADMTIKENAIAKITPQDAVAGRYLPPDPVLAFLASL is encoded by the coding sequence GTGACCAGCCTCGCGCCGCTGCTGCAAGCGTTCTTCACCGACCGGCTGATGACCCAACGCCGCGCCAGTCCCCACACCATCGCCGCCTACCGCGATACCTTCCGACTGCTGCTGGGATACGTCACCGCCCAGACCGGGACCGCGCCATCGGCGTTGCAGGTCAACGACCTGGACGCACCCTGCATCACCGGCTTCTTGACCTACCTCCAGCAGGTCCGCGGCAACAGCGTCCGCACTCGCAACGCCCGGCTCGCCGCGATCCACTCCCTTTTCAGCTACGCGGCGCTCCGGCACCCCGAACACGCCGCCGTGATCCAGCGCGTGCTCGCGATCCCCACGGCACGGATGGAGCGCAACCTGGTCACCTACCTCGACCACGCCGAAGCCGACGCCCTGCTCGCCGCCTGCGACCAGACCACTCGCACCGGACGTCGTGACCACACGCTGTTCACGCTGGCGATCCAAACGGGCCTTCGCGTCAGCGAGCTGACAGGCCTGAGGGTGGTCGACGTCCACCTCGGAGCCGGACCCCACGTCCACTGCATCGGCAAGGGTCGCAAGGAACGCCGCACGCCCCTGCTGCCGGCCACCGTCGCGGTGATGAATGCCTGGATCAGGGAGCGCGGCGGGCAGTCCGATGCCCCACTGTTCGCGACCTCGACCGGGCGACCGCTGAGCCGGGACGCGGTTGAACGCCGCATCGACCTGGCCACGACCCGAGCGGAAGCGATGTGCCCCTCAATGGCAGGCAAGCGTGTCACCGCCCACACCCTGCGCCACACCGCCGCGATGCGGCTACTCCACGCGGGCGTCGACACCACCGTGATCGCGCGCTGGCTCGGTCACGAACAGATCGCCACGACGAACATCTACCTGCATGCCGACATGACCATCAAGGAGAACGCCATCGCGAAGATCACCCCGCAAGACGCCGTCGCTGGCCGCTACCTGCCGCCCGACCCAGTCCTCGCCTTCCTCGCCAGCCTCTGA
- a CDS encoding heavy metal translocating P-type ATPase, translated as MTTTVRDQTPAWAAEPSNLPGHARVRARISGLHCSLCTGTIEKALRRQPGVAKVAVSLTHEQALVDYNPDQVSGGQILATLRDIGYDLYDPRKLRPFEEEEAVLVREGLRLLAAVGASLTAIALVAAAGLAGALVSASVVALMVPVAAAILRPAGRVRATAGTLGVVAPGAAALALRGTGGLGEELTGWVTGALAVLMMAVVTPHFARMAYQSARRGILNQHVLLEVGALAGIAGGIIGLTGLLPDYPTAAFFTVTVLITTYHTFSEWLSLLVKTRSSQAVKKLLDLRPDVAWVVRDGTETEVDLDQVRIGDLVRIRPGERVPVDGLVRSGYSTLDLSMVTGEPVPVKRVPGDDVVGGSVNGTGTLLVEVTRVGEETFLAQIVRHVEDARALKPGILHLVDRVLRFYTPLVLTASAVALLAWLAGSTIATGELDARRAIFAALSVLVMGYPCAVGIAAPLAIVRGAGQAAGDGIVMRTGEAFQTLRQVRTMVLDKTGTLTVGRPTVRGIHAHGIDEDQLLTLAAAAEHSSEHPLARAVLAAANDRGLSWPEVGQFTSLTGLGVAAEVAGRRVLVGRPTLLAEHGIDTTPLNPAIEAWTRTGHTVITVALDDAAAGVIALGDTLRPEAAETVAALRRIGITPVLLTGDNRRAAAHVAAQVGITDVHAEVHPDDKAAVVRELQAGGQRVAMVGDGINDAPALMQADVGIAIGTGTDIAMESADIILVRDHLHLLLTAHDISRTSYRKVKQNVALAFAFNGIGIPAAATGLVYPVWAMIAMAASVTAIFANSIGARPTLLVRAIGSVGRTPERPGRASAHTAQASP; from the coding sequence GTGACCACCACGGTGAGGGATCAGACGCCAGCGTGGGCGGCCGAGCCCAGCAACCTTCCCGGGCACGCGCGAGTTCGGGCCCGGATCTCCGGGCTGCACTGCTCGCTGTGCACGGGCACGATCGAGAAGGCGCTGCGCCGCCAACCGGGCGTGGCGAAGGTCGCCGTCAGCCTGACCCACGAGCAGGCACTGGTCGACTACAACCCGGACCAGGTCAGCGGCGGCCAGATCCTCGCCACGCTGCGAGACATCGGCTACGACCTGTACGACCCGCGCAAGCTGCGGCCCTTCGAGGAAGAGGAGGCCGTGCTGGTGCGCGAGGGACTGCGGCTGCTGGCCGCGGTCGGCGCCAGCCTGACCGCGATCGCCCTGGTCGCGGCCGCCGGGCTGGCCGGGGCGCTGGTGTCCGCGTCCGTGGTGGCGCTCATGGTGCCGGTCGCGGCGGCGATCCTGCGGCCCGCGGGCCGGGTGCGCGCGACGGCGGGCACGCTCGGCGTCGTTGCCCCGGGGGCGGCGGCGCTCGCGCTGCGGGGCACCGGTGGGCTCGGCGAGGAGCTCACCGGTTGGGTCACCGGTGCGCTGGCGGTGCTGATGATGGCGGTGGTGACCCCGCACTTCGCCCGGATGGCCTACCAGTCCGCGCGGCGCGGCATCCTCAACCAGCACGTGCTGTTGGAGGTGGGCGCGCTGGCCGGAATCGCCGGCGGCATCATCGGGCTGACCGGCCTGCTGCCCGATTATCCGACGGCCGCGTTCTTCACCGTCACCGTGCTGATCACCACCTACCACACCTTCTCCGAGTGGCTCTCGCTGTTGGTCAAGACCCGTTCCAGCCAGGCGGTGAAGAAGCTGCTCGACCTGCGCCCCGATGTCGCCTGGGTGGTCCGCGACGGCACCGAGACCGAGGTCGACCTCGACCAGGTCAGGATCGGGGACCTGGTCCGGATCCGGCCCGGTGAGCGGGTCCCGGTCGACGGCCTGGTCCGTTCCGGCTACTCGACCTTGGACCTGTCCATGGTCACCGGCGAGCCCGTGCCGGTGAAACGCGTACCCGGCGATGATGTCGTGGGCGGGTCTGTCAACGGGACCGGCACCCTGCTGGTGGAGGTCACCCGGGTGGGCGAGGAGACCTTCCTGGCCCAGATCGTGCGGCACGTCGAGGACGCGCGCGCCCTCAAGCCCGGCATCCTGCACCTGGTCGACCGCGTCCTGCGGTTCTACACCCCGCTGGTGCTGACCGCCTCCGCGGTGGCCCTGCTCGCCTGGCTTGCCGGCTCAACCATCGCTACCGGCGAGTTGGACGCCCGGCGGGCGATCTTCGCCGCGCTGTCGGTGCTGGTGATGGGGTACCCGTGCGCGGTCGGTATCGCCGCCCCGCTGGCCATCGTGCGCGGCGCCGGCCAGGCCGCGGGCGACGGGATCGTGATGCGTACCGGGGAGGCGTTCCAGACCCTGCGCCAGGTCCGCACCATGGTCCTGGATAAGACCGGCACCCTGACTGTCGGCAGGCCCACCGTCCGCGGCATCCACGCCCACGGCATCGATGAGGACCAGCTGCTCACCCTGGCCGCGGCCGCGGAGCACTCCTCCGAGCACCCGCTGGCCCGGGCCGTGCTGGCTGCCGCGAACGACCGCGGACTCAGCTGGCCGGAGGTAGGCCAGTTCACCTCCCTCACCGGACTGGGGGTGGCCGCCGAGGTCGCGGGCCGGCGGGTGCTGGTCGGCCGGCCCACCCTGCTGGCCGAGCACGGCATCGACACCACGCCGCTGAACCCGGCGATCGAGGCCTGGACGCGCACCGGGCACACCGTCATCACGGTGGCCCTCGACGACGCGGCGGCCGGGGTGATCGCGCTCGGCGACACGCTGCGCCCGGAGGCCGCGGAGACCGTCGCTGCGCTGCGCCGGATCGGGATCACCCCGGTGCTGCTCACCGGCGACAACCGCCGCGCCGCCGCCCACGTCGCCGCCCAGGTCGGCATCACCGACGTGCACGCCGAGGTCCACCCCGACGACAAGGCCGCGGTCGTCCGCGAGCTGCAGGCCGGCGGACAGCGGGTGGCGATGGTCGGCGACGGGATCAACGACGCCCCCGCTCTGATGCAGGCCGACGTGGGCATCGCAATCGGCACCGGCACCGACATCGCGATGGAGTCCGCCGACATTATCCTGGTCCGCGACCACCTGCACCTGCTGCTCACCGCCCACGACATCAGCCGCACCAGCTACCGCAAGGTGAAGCAGAACGTCGCCCTGGCCTTCGCGTTCAACGGCATCGGCATCCCGGCCGCCGCCACCGGCCTGGTCTACCCGGTCTGGGCGATGATCGCCATGGCCGCGTCGGTCACCGCCATCTTCGCCAACTCCATCGGCGCCCGACCCACCCTGCTCGTCCGGGCCATCGGCAGCGTCGGCCGCACCCCCGAGCGTCCGGGTCGGGCTTCCGCTCACACCGCGCAGGCGTCGCCGTGA
- a CDS encoding tyrosine-type recombinase/integrase, protein MDTWAGRVEDYLKLRRSLGFALVWDEHLLRRFTVDLARSGITVLTVADAIAWAGALPAGQTHRPVTRATVRLTAIRGFATYLHSLDPVHEISPRDVFGWRKTRPMPYIYTAEEIAALLDTCTGLIRYGRRHLYPVLFGLIAATGLRLGEALGLGWDEVDLDAGTLTITRGKSRDPRLVPIHPTTTDVLRDYVNRIAPAHRNGGQVSQNGDGPRLFTLPSGGPLPPCNVHHAFRQVTTWAGIRTEQFWPRIHDLRHTFAVNTLLGWYRDGRDVAAQMPVLSTYLGHTHPANTYWYLTATPELMAYAADRLSISEHLQGLDQGGDAGRVDAS, encoded by the coding sequence GTGGACACGTGGGCTGGTCGGGTCGAGGACTATCTGAAGTTGCGGCGTTCGCTCGGGTTTGCGCTGGTCTGGGACGAGCATTTGCTGCGACGGTTCACCGTCGACCTGGCTCGGTCGGGGATCACCGTGCTCACCGTGGCCGACGCGATCGCGTGGGCCGGTGCCCTCCCAGCCGGGCAGACCCATCGCCCTGTGACTCGAGCGACGGTCCGGTTGACCGCGATCCGCGGGTTCGCCACCTACCTGCACTCCTTGGACCCGGTCCACGAGATCTCGCCGCGTGACGTGTTCGGCTGGCGCAAGACGCGCCCAATGCCCTACATCTACACGGCCGAGGAGATCGCGGCGCTGCTCGATACCTGCACGGGGCTGATCCGCTATGGACGCCGACACCTCTACCCGGTGCTCTTCGGGCTGATCGCCGCAACCGGGCTGCGGCTCGGCGAAGCCCTCGGACTGGGCTGGGACGAGGTCGACCTCGACGCCGGGACCTTGACCATCACCCGGGGCAAGTCCCGCGACCCCAGGCTGGTGCCCATACACCCGACCACTACTGACGTATTGCGCGACTACGTTAACCGGATCGCCCCGGCCCACCGCAACGGCGGCCAAGTGAGCCAAAACGGCGACGGGCCGAGGCTCTTCACGCTGCCGAGCGGTGGGCCGCTGCCACCGTGCAACGTGCACCACGCGTTCCGACAGGTCACCACCTGGGCAGGCATTCGGACCGAGCAGTTCTGGCCGCGCATCCACGACCTGCGACACACGTTCGCGGTCAATACGCTACTGGGCTGGTATCGAGACGGCCGCGACGTCGCCGCACAGATGCCGGTGCTGTCGACCTACCTGGGACACACCCACCCGGCCAACACCTACTGGTATCTGACCGCGACCCCCGAACTCATGGCCTACGCCGCCGACCGTCTTTCCATCAGCGAGCACCTGCAGGGCCTAGACCAGGGCGGAGACGCGGGAAGGGTGGATGCGTCGTGA
- a CDS encoding tyrosine-type recombinase/integrase encodes MAAYGPGFAAELGRRGFMPLSVEHQVRLLAHLSRWMHAHGLGVGQLIEARVDEFLTERRATYTALYSRRALRLLLGYLSGLGVLPVEEKPPSTSTELAVAGFERYLLAERGLLPKTTAAQVARVRRFLADYCPAEGVEQLTTAHVTRALLDEGADHAVSSVKRLGYTIKSFLRYAFLTGLIDRDLTGATVAVKSHQPSLLPVGISREQTTMLLAACDRGTMVGRRDYAVILLLARLGLRAIEVARLQLSDIDWHHGEIVVRGKGHRDERMPLPAEVGNALVDYLMGSRPTDAPELRAVFLAARAPRRPLDRVTVSSMIARTCQRAGIQPTGSHLLRHSLGEEMIRAEVPLPAIGQVLRHHDPLTTANYARVDVERLRSLALPWPAGDSQ; translated from the coding sequence TTGGCCGCGTACGGGCCTGGGTTTGCGGCAGAGCTCGGGCGACGGGGCTTCATGCCGTTGTCGGTGGAGCATCAGGTGCGGCTGCTGGCTCATCTCAGCCGTTGGATGCACGCGCACGGCCTGGGGGTCGGACAGCTCATCGAGGCTCGGGTCGACGAGTTCCTGACCGAGCGTCGCGCGACCTACACGGCGCTGTACTCACGGCGGGCGCTGCGCTTGCTGCTGGGCTACCTGAGCGGGCTGGGCGTGCTTCCAGTCGAGGAGAAGCCGCCGTCGACGTCGACCGAGTTGGCGGTCGCGGGATTCGAGCGGTATCTGCTGGCCGAGCGTGGCCTGTTGCCGAAGACAACGGCAGCACAGGTGGCGCGAGTACGCCGGTTCCTGGCCGACTACTGCCCTGCGGAAGGTGTCGAGCAGCTGACCACGGCCCATGTCACTCGGGCGCTGCTGGACGAGGGCGCCGATCACGCGGTGTCGTCGGTTAAGCGGCTCGGCTACACGATCAAGTCGTTTCTGCGCTATGCGTTCCTGACCGGGCTAATCGACCGCGACCTGACCGGCGCGACCGTGGCGGTGAAGTCCCACCAGCCCTCGCTGCTGCCGGTCGGGATCAGCCGGGAGCAGACCACCATGCTGCTTGCGGCATGTGATCGCGGCACCATGGTCGGCCGCCGTGACTACGCGGTGATCCTGCTGCTGGCCCGGCTCGGACTGCGGGCCATCGAGGTTGCTCGGCTTCAGTTGAGTGACATCGACTGGCATCACGGCGAGATCGTCGTACGCGGCAAGGGTCACCGTGATGAGCGAATGCCGCTGCCGGCCGAGGTCGGCAATGCCCTGGTCGACTACCTGATGGGGTCGCGGCCCACCGACGCACCCGAGTTGCGCGCCGTGTTCCTCGCGGCACGTGCTCCACGACGGCCGCTGGATCGGGTCACGGTCTCCTCGATGATCGCCCGGACCTGCCAACGCGCCGGAATCCAGCCGACCGGGTCGCACCTGTTGCGGCACTCGCTGGGCGAGGAGATGATTCGTGCCGAGGTCCCGCTGCCCGCGATCGGGCAGGTGCTGCGCCACCACGACCCGCTGACCACAGCCAACTACGCTCGCGTCGACGTCGAACGGCTCCGAAGCCTCGCGCTCCCTTGGCCGGCGGGAGACTCGCAATGA
- the merA gene encoding mercury(II) reductase, giving the protein MTQDRVDLAVIGSGGAAFAAAIHATALGKRVVMIERGTIGGTCVNTGCIPSKALIAAAEARHVAADADRFPGITAAATGPVDMAGLIGGKQALVEWLRAEKYLDIADAHGWPILQGTARFEGTPDSPVLLVTTADGTSEPIEADHYLVATGARPWIPRIDGLDAVDYLTSTSAMELTEVPESLLVLGGGYVALEQAQLFARLGSKVTMLARSRLASREEPEVSQALQQVFADEDIRVVRRALVSKVQLDEATGQVVATASMSGGQAEFRAHQVLVATGRHPVTDGLNLEAVQVKTGDLGEIVVTDQLVSSNPRIWAAGDVTGHREFVYVAAHHGALVVDNAFAGADRSVDYTHLPRVTFTSPAVGAVGMTEEQVLAAGIRCDCRVLPLAYVPRALVNRDTRGFIKVVADADTGRILGLTAVAKDAGELAATGVYLLEAGMTIEQVAHSWAPYLTMAEGIKIACQSFTTDVSKLSCCA; this is encoded by the coding sequence ATGACCCAGGACAGGGTTGATCTGGCGGTGATCGGGTCGGGTGGGGCGGCGTTCGCCGCGGCCATCCACGCCACCGCTCTCGGGAAGCGGGTGGTGATGATCGAGCGCGGCACGATCGGTGGCACGTGCGTGAACACCGGCTGCATCCCGTCCAAGGCACTCATTGCGGCGGCGGAGGCCCGGCACGTCGCCGCGGACGCCGACCGCTTCCCGGGGATCACCGCCGCCGCCACCGGACCGGTGGACATGGCCGGACTCATCGGCGGGAAGCAGGCGCTGGTGGAGTGGCTGCGGGCCGAGAAGTACCTCGACATCGCCGACGCCCACGGCTGGCCGATCCTGCAGGGGACGGCGAGGTTCGAGGGCACACCCGACTCGCCGGTCCTGCTGGTCACCACCGCCGACGGCACGAGCGAGCCGATCGAGGCCGACCACTACCTGGTCGCCACCGGCGCCCGGCCCTGGATCCCCCGGATCGATGGCCTGGACGCTGTCGACTACCTGACCTCCACCTCGGCGATGGAGCTGACCGAGGTCCCGGAGTCGCTGCTAGTCCTCGGCGGCGGCTACGTGGCCTTGGAGCAGGCGCAACTGTTCGCCCGGCTGGGGTCGAAGGTCACCATGCTGGCCCGCTCCCGGCTGGCATCCAGGGAGGAGCCGGAGGTCTCCCAAGCACTGCAGCAGGTCTTCGCCGACGAGGACATCCGCGTCGTGCGTCGGGCTCTCGTCTCCAAGGTCCAGCTCGACGAGGCGACCGGCCAGGTGGTCGCCACCGCGTCGATGTCCGGCGGCCAGGCGGAGTTCCGGGCCCACCAGGTGCTGGTCGCCACCGGCCGTCACCCGGTCACCGACGGCCTGAACCTGGAGGCGGTGCAGGTCAAGACCGGCGACCTGGGCGAGATCGTGGTCACCGACCAGCTGGTCTCCTCCAACCCGCGGATCTGGGCTGCCGGCGACGTCACCGGCCACCGCGAGTTCGTCTACGTCGCCGCCCACCACGGCGCCCTGGTGGTCGATAACGCCTTCGCCGGCGCGGACCGGTCGGTGGACTACACCCACCTGCCCCGGGTGACCTTCACCAGCCCCGCCGTCGGCGCGGTCGGCATGACCGAGGAGCAGGTGCTCGCGGCTGGCATCCGCTGCGATTGCCGGGTGCTGCCGCTGGCCTACGTGCCGCGGGCGCTGGTCAACCGCGACACCCGCGGCTTCATCAAGGTCGTCGCCGACGCCGACACCGGCCGCATCCTCGGGCTCACGGCGGTCGCCAAGGACGCCGGCGAGCTCGCCGCCACCGGCGTCTACCTGCTGGAGGCCGGCATGACGATCGAGCAGGTCGCCCACTCCTGGGCGCCCTACCTGACCATGGCCGAGGGCATCAAGATCGCCTGCCAGTCCTTCACCACCGATGTCTCCAAGCTCTCCTGCTGCGCCTGA
- a CDS encoding MerR family transcriptional regulator, with product MTIDQSLHTVSRAAQRAGVTRKAIRTWEDRGLLPPAERTEAGYRLFTDDDIDVLRFIRQAKTLGLTLTEVNDILDLQRGGAQPCGRVTQLLDTHIEQIDRTLAELRQLRRALLNARRRADQIRRAGGDAVVCRIIETAEDSDQLPPD from the coding sequence ATGACCATCGACCAGAGCCTCCACACCGTCAGCCGCGCAGCCCAACGGGCCGGCGTGACCCGCAAGGCCATCCGCACCTGGGAGGACAGGGGTCTGCTGCCACCCGCCGAGCGCACCGAGGCGGGTTACCGGCTGTTCACCGATGACGACATCGACGTGCTCCGGTTCATCCGGCAGGCGAAGACCCTCGGCCTGACCCTCACCGAGGTCAACGACATCCTCGACCTGCAACGCGGCGGTGCCCAACCGTGTGGCCGGGTCACCCAGCTCCTCGACACCCACATCGAACAGATCGACCGCACTCTCGCCGAACTCCGGCAATTGCGGCGGGCCCTGCTCAACGCCCGCCGAAGAGCCGACCAGATCCGCCGGGCCGGCGGCGACGCCGTCGTCTGCCGAATCATCGAAACCGCAGAAGACTCAGACCAACTGCCGCCCGACTGA
- a CDS encoding heavy metal-responsive transcriptional regulator: MRIGELAKAAGATTKTLRFYEAEGLLPPADRTPAGYRDYGPEAVARVDFIHRGQAAGLALAQIRQILDIRDRGQAPCEHVRDLLDTRLVDLDQQIAQLLELRATITQLRDQATQVEPETCSADQVCRYL; encoded by the coding sequence GTGCGAATCGGAGAGCTCGCCAAGGCTGCCGGCGCCACCACGAAGACGTTGCGGTTCTACGAGGCCGAAGGCCTGTTGCCGCCCGCCGACCGGACCCCGGCCGGGTACCGGGACTACGGCCCCGAGGCCGTTGCCCGGGTGGACTTCATCCATCGCGGCCAGGCCGCGGGACTCGCCCTCGCCCAGATCCGTCAGATCCTCGACATTCGCGACCGCGGGCAAGCGCCTTGCGAACACGTCCGGGACCTCCTCGACACTCGCCTTGTCGACCTCGACCAGCAGATCGCCCAGCTTCTCGAGCTGCGCGCGACCATCACCCAGCTCCGCGACCAGGCCACCCAGGTGGAGCCCGAGACCTGCAGCGCCGACCAGGTCTGCCGATACCTGTGA
- a CDS encoding heavy-metal-associated domain-containing protein, protein MNERMVLKVEGMDCVGCEQRLATAVGRVHGVRDATADHTTGTLRVELDPGADRDAVTARVAEAGYTVTGQETRS, encoded by the coding sequence ATGAACGAGCGGATGGTGCTCAAGGTGGAGGGAATGGACTGTGTCGGGTGCGAGCAGCGGCTAGCGACCGCAGTCGGCCGTGTGCATGGAGTTCGGGACGCCACTGCGGACCACACCACCGGGACTCTGCGCGTCGAGCTGGACCCGGGGGCAGACCGCGACGCGGTTACCGCGCGGGTGGCCGAGGCCGGCTACACCGTCACCGGTCAGGAGACGCGGTCGTGA
- a CDS encoding TIGR02391 family protein codes for MATAAPQQTPRKIPPFSPDFVKGVCDVLAQTDFPGLTGSEIDSLLQMVRVSQREPGGNKRESLYVTLYNIQVRQHAGNVVGGFIAKAMSPGRYAAQPGRFNDLRDQLNEFLVFYGYSVSDAGKLVTGQRASSISEGAALAGRLQTELKRRGCHAELLRYCDEELVSRSLFHAMSEASKSIPARVRNITGLAGDGAALYDGVFGTNREHPVWSINAHESDSDISEHRGFKNLLVGIHGHFRNPRAHSSRIFKDEELVDFYDAFSLFSYVHRRLDSMKKLTPRGDN; via the coding sequence ATGGCGACCGCCGCACCTCAACAGACACCCCGGAAGATTCCGCCTTTCTCCCCGGACTTCGTCAAGGGCGTCTGTGACGTGCTTGCGCAGACAGACTTCCCCGGACTTACGGGTTCAGAGATCGACTCCTTGCTCCAAATGGTGCGGGTCAGCCAGCGTGAGCCCGGGGGCAACAAGCGCGAGAGCTTGTATGTCACTCTCTACAACATCCAGGTTCGACAGCACGCCGGCAACGTCGTCGGCGGGTTCATCGCGAAGGCCATGAGTCCAGGCAGGTATGCGGCTCAGCCAGGTCGTTTCAACGACCTGCGCGACCAGCTCAACGAGTTCCTCGTCTTCTACGGCTACTCGGTCAGTGATGCCGGCAAGCTCGTAACCGGACAGAGGGCATCCAGTATCTCTGAGGGTGCTGCCCTCGCGGGACGCCTTCAAACTGAGTTGAAGCGCCGAGGATGTCACGCCGAGCTGCTCCGCTACTGCGACGAGGAACTCGTCAGCCGCTCACTGTTCCACGCCATGTCGGAGGCATCAAAGAGCATTCCGGCGAGAGTCCGTAACATCACGGGTCTCGCAGGTGATGGCGCAGCTCTCTACGACGGCGTGTTCGGCACCAATCGCGAACATCCCGTTTGGTCCATCAACGCCCACGAATCGGACTCCGACATCAGCGAGCACCGCGGCTTCAAGAACCTGCTCGTAGGCATTCACGGGCACTTCCGAAACCCACGTGCGCACTCCAGCCGAATCTTCAAGGATGAAGAGCTGGTCGACTTCTACGACGCGTTCTCGCTCTTTTCCTACGTACATCGTCGGCTCGACTCAATGAAGAAACTGACCCCACGAGGTGACAACTGA